A genomic segment from Yimella sp. cx-51 encodes:
- the rpmA gene encoding 50S ribosomal protein L27 codes for MAHKKGASSTRNGRDSNAQRLGVKRFGGQLVGAGEIIVRQRGTHFHPGEGVGRGGDDTLFALVPGAVQFGTKRGRKTVNIVQSEA; via the coding sequence ATGGCACACAAGAAGGGTGCGTCTTCGACCCGCAACGGTCGCGACTCCAACGCCCAGCGTCTTGGCGTGAAGCGTTTCGGCGGCCAGCTCGTCGGCGCCGGTGAAATCATCGTGCGTCAGCGCGGCACGCACTTCCACCCGGGTGAGGGTGTCGGTCGCGGTGGCGACGACACGCTGTTCGCCCTGGTGCCGGGTGCGGTGCAGTTCGGCACCAAGCGCGGACGCAAGACCGTCAACATCGTCCAGTCCGAGGCCTGA
- the obgE gene encoding GTPase ObgE has product MATNFVDRVVLSVSAGKGGHGVASVHREKFKPLGGPDGGNGGRGGDVVLEVDPQVTTLLEYHHTPHRKATNGKPGAGDERNGADGQDLVLTVPEGTVVKSRDGETLADLVGAGTRFVAARGGRGGLGNKALASPRRKAPGFALLGEPGEEIDLVLELKTLADVALVGYPSAGKSSLVSVMSAAKPKIADYPFTTLVPNLGVVTAGSERYTIADVPGLIPGASQGKGLGLEFLRHVERCTVLVHVIDCATLESDRDPMSDLDVIEHELSEYVPDATLGGKPLSERTRIVVLNKADVPDALELAEFVKPDLEARGLEVHIVSAVAHKGLKELSFSLAKHVAQASAEIEANVEETRIVLRPKAVDDAGFRIKKEGPAGDPVFRVVGERPTRWVRQTDFTNDEAVGYLADRLARLGVEEELFKAGAVPGSTVLIGPSENAVVFDWEPTLQAGAELLGARGTDLRLEEQSRPTRAEKREDFHARKDAQREAREELWTERDAGVWTEQE; this is encoded by the coding sequence ATGGCCACGAATTTCGTCGACCGTGTCGTGCTGAGTGTGAGCGCGGGCAAGGGCGGCCACGGTGTCGCGTCGGTCCACCGTGAGAAGTTCAAGCCGCTGGGAGGCCCGGACGGCGGTAACGGCGGGCGTGGCGGCGATGTCGTCCTTGAGGTCGACCCGCAGGTCACCACGCTGCTGGAGTACCACCACACGCCACACCGCAAGGCGACCAACGGCAAGCCGGGCGCCGGCGACGAACGCAACGGCGCCGACGGCCAGGACCTCGTGCTGACCGTGCCCGAAGGCACCGTGGTGAAGAGCCGCGACGGTGAGACCCTTGCTGACCTCGTCGGCGCAGGCACGCGGTTCGTCGCGGCCCGCGGCGGACGCGGCGGTCTGGGTAACAAGGCGCTGGCCTCGCCGCGCCGCAAGGCCCCCGGGTTCGCGCTGTTGGGGGAGCCGGGTGAGGAGATCGATCTCGTCCTCGAACTCAAGACGCTGGCCGATGTCGCGCTGGTCGGTTATCCCTCCGCCGGCAAGTCGTCGCTGGTGTCGGTGATGTCTGCCGCGAAGCCGAAGATCGCCGATTACCCCTTCACCACGCTCGTGCCGAACCTCGGTGTCGTCACTGCAGGCTCCGAGCGGTACACCATCGCCGACGTCCCCGGCCTGATCCCGGGAGCCAGCCAGGGCAAGGGCCTTGGCCTGGAGTTCCTGCGCCACGTCGAGCGCTGCACCGTGTTGGTGCACGTGATCGACTGCGCCACCCTCGAATCCGACCGCGACCCGATGAGTGACCTCGACGTCATCGAGCACGAGTTGTCCGAGTACGTGCCCGACGCCACCCTCGGTGGCAAGCCGCTCTCCGAGCGCACCCGCATCGTGGTGCTGAACAAGGCGGACGTGCCCGACGCCCTCGAACTCGCCGAATTCGTCAAGCCCGACCTCGAAGCACGCGGCCTCGAAGTGCACATCGTCTCGGCCGTGGCTCACAAGGGACTCAAGGAGTTGTCCTTCTCCTTGGCCAAGCACGTGGCCCAGGCTAGTGCAGAGATCGAGGCGAACGTCGAGGAAACGCGAATCGTCCTGCGCCCCAAGGCTGTTGACGACGCAGGCTTCCGGATCAAGAAGGAAGGGCCCGCTGGCGACCCGGTCTTCCGGGTGGTGGGGGAGCGGCCCACCCGCTGGGTGCGGCAGACCGACTTCACCAATGACGAGGCCGTGGGCTACCTCGCCGACCGGCTGGCCCGGCTCGGCGTCGAGGAGGAGTTGTTCAAGGCCGGCGCCGTGCCTGGCTCGACCGTCCTGATCGGCCCGTCGGAAAACGCCGTCGTCTTCGACTGGGAGCCCACGCTGCAGGCAGGTGCCGAACTGCTCGGCGCGCGTGGCACCGACCTGCGGCTGGAGGAGCAGTCACGGCCCACCCGTGCGGAGAAACGCGAAGACTTCCATGCGCGCAAGGACGCGCAGCGCGAAGCCCGTGAAGAGCTCTGGACCGAGCGGGACGCCGGAGTCTGGACTGAGCAGGAGTGA
- a CDS encoding YrdB family protein, which translates to MTSQQGTKWWLLAALAFASEIALLIAAGVAAKRLSEPRSWALAAAWGAVVIVGAIWMRWMSPNSAHRLPEAGRVLLGCALFITVGLTLGYTGGPWGPLLAIAGCAVTVVAQPALGQQRLGFTS; encoded by the coding sequence GTGACTTCGCAACAGGGCACGAAGTGGTGGCTGCTCGCGGCCTTGGCCTTCGCCAGTGAAATCGCGCTGCTGATTGCGGCAGGCGTAGCGGCGAAGCGACTGTCCGAGCCGCGCTCCTGGGCACTCGCCGCAGCCTGGGGAGCAGTTGTGATCGTCGGTGCGATCTGGATGCGCTGGATGTCGCCCAACTCCGCCCATCGGCTCCCCGAAGCCGGACGAGTGTTGCTGGGCTGCGCGCTGTTCATCACGGTCGGGTTGACCCTTGGGTACACCGGTGGACCGTGGGGTCCATTGCTGGCGATTGCCGGCTGTGCGGTGACCGTCGTCGCCCAGCCCGCCCTCGGTCAGCAACGCCTAGGCTTCACCTCGTGA
- the proB gene encoding glutamate 5-kinase — MSSDLRQAVRTAHRVVVKVGSSSLTHGGGGLDAEAVAGLSDVLAQRRLAGSDVVLVSSGAIAAGLAPLGLASRPRDLATQQAAASVGQGALVAAYSAAFARHALVVGQVLLTSDDVTRRGHYTNAKRTFERLFAMGAVPVVNENDTVATHEIRFGDNDRLAALVAHLINADALVLLSDVDALYDGPPSREGTRRIGEVLDDKQLDEIEIGGTGSGVGTGGMATKVEAARIATGAGITTVLTSAPNAAAALAGDAVGTVFAPHRRTRRARHLWLAHATTPRGRLVLDDGAVAAVTQRGKSLLPAGIRSVAGKFDTGDAVDLCDLEGNVVARGLVNYDFHDLPLLLGRGTKELAATLGPEYEREVIHRDDLVVLRKATR, encoded by the coding sequence GTGAGTTCCGACCTCCGCCAGGCCGTCCGTACGGCACACCGGGTCGTTGTGAAGGTCGGCTCCAGCTCGCTGACCCATGGCGGTGGCGGACTCGACGCAGAGGCCGTAGCCGGTCTGTCCGACGTCCTGGCGCAGCGTCGGCTCGCGGGATCGGACGTCGTGCTGGTCTCCTCCGGTGCGATCGCTGCCGGCCTCGCGCCGCTCGGGCTGGCCTCGCGTCCGCGCGACCTCGCCACCCAGCAGGCAGCGGCGAGTGTGGGCCAGGGTGCGTTGGTCGCGGCCTATTCCGCCGCGTTCGCCCGGCACGCCCTGGTGGTGGGTCAAGTGCTGTTGACCAGCGACGACGTGACCCGCCGCGGGCACTACACCAATGCCAAGCGCACCTTTGAGCGGCTCTTCGCGATGGGCGCCGTTCCGGTCGTCAACGAGAACGACACCGTGGCCACCCACGAGATCCGTTTCGGTGACAACGACCGGCTTGCGGCCCTGGTCGCGCATCTGATCAATGCGGATGCGCTCGTGCTGCTCTCCGACGTCGACGCCCTCTACGACGGCCCGCCCAGCCGGGAAGGCACGCGACGTATTGGCGAAGTGCTGGATGACAAGCAACTCGACGAGATCGAGATCGGCGGCACCGGCTCGGGCGTGGGCACCGGTGGCATGGCCACCAAGGTGGAGGCTGCGCGGATCGCCACCGGTGCAGGCATCACCACCGTCCTCACCAGCGCCCCCAACGCCGCCGCAGCCCTGGCCGGAGACGCAGTCGGCACGGTCTTCGCGCCGCACCGGCGGACTCGCCGAGCCCGCCACCTGTGGCTCGCCCACGCCACCACGCCACGCGGACGACTGGTGCTCGACGACGGCGCGGTGGCAGCTGTCACCCAGCGCGGGAAGTCGCTCCTGCCGGCCGGGATCCGCTCCGTCGCAGGCAAGTTCGACACCGGCGATGCAGTCGACCTGTGCGACCTTGAGGGCAACGTGGTCGCGCGCGGCCTCGTGAACTACGACTTCCACGACCTGCCGCTGCTGCTCGGGCGGGGCACCAAGGAGCTCGCGGCGACGTTGGGCCCCGAGTACGAACGTGAAGTGATCCATCGCGACGACCTGGTCGTGCTGCGAAAGGCAACCCGATGA
- a CDS encoding DedA family protein: protein MTDPDSRTSDNIPPVHGSTAVPTGADAEPTAAEEAAAEAEVDPPHKEWWEDQRLPWQGAPRKVDKQCWAAIALLGVYGMVLLPLRPILLGLDSYVLATVTGSNIAMADIGAKAATGPEPWWWVALLVAAATSVKFDWIFWWAGKLWGRGIIEVMAGRSKWAARTGAAAERLARKFGGPAIFLAWFIPFLPGAIVAAFVGDVGMRLRRYMLIDFFAALCYRGLWMYLGYQIGEPAKDLVKVIAKYANYFAIAMLVFIVVGTFIRTRREQQAKAS, encoded by the coding sequence ATGACCGATCCGGATTCCCGGACGTCCGACAACATTCCGCCGGTGCACGGCTCCACGGCCGTCCCGACCGGCGCCGACGCCGAACCAACTGCGGCTGAGGAAGCTGCAGCAGAGGCAGAGGTCGACCCGCCACACAAGGAATGGTGGGAGGACCAACGCCTGCCGTGGCAGGGTGCTCCACGCAAGGTCGACAAGCAGTGTTGGGCGGCCATCGCGCTGCTCGGCGTCTACGGCATGGTGCTCCTGCCGCTGCGGCCGATCCTGCTCGGACTCGACTCCTACGTCCTGGCGACGGTCACCGGGTCCAACATCGCGATGGCCGACATCGGCGCGAAGGCGGCCACCGGGCCCGAACCCTGGTGGTGGGTGGCCCTGCTGGTGGCTGCGGCGACCTCGGTGAAATTCGACTGGATCTTCTGGTGGGCCGGCAAGCTCTGGGGTCGCGGCATCATCGAGGTGATGGCCGGACGCTCCAAGTGGGCTGCTCGCACCGGCGCTGCGGCTGAACGCCTGGCGCGCAAGTTCGGCGGACCGGCCATCTTCCTCGCGTGGTTCATCCCGTTCCTGCCGGGTGCCATCGTCGCTGCGTTCGTCGGTGACGTCGGCATGCGGCTACGTCGGTACATGCTCATCGACTTCTTCGCCGCCCTCTGTTACCGGGGCCTGTGGATGTACCTCGGCTATCAGATTGGGGAGCCTGCCAAGGATCTCGTCAAGGTGATCGCCAAGTACGCCAACTACTTCGCCATCGCGATGCTGGTCTTCATCGTGGTCGGCACCTTCATCCGCACGCGCCGGGAACAGCAGGCGAAGGCAAGCTGA
- a CDS encoding glutamate-5-semialdehyde dehydrogenase — protein sequence MSTTAPSHAQSSTERVHAAGLRAREASKQLALLTRAQKDATLVALADALRAANDRIVDANADDIARGRDGGMTESLQDRLRLTPERVASIAQALQDVAALPDPVGEVVRGSTLANGLQIRQVRVPMGVVGMVYEARPNVTVDAAGLGLKSGNAMILRGGSAAASSNAVIVEVLRSALAERGLPADAVQLLDGGHEDVEALITARGLVDLVIPRGGAQLIQTVVLGATVPVIETGIGNVHVYVDAAADLDIARAITVNSKTHRPSVCNAAETLLVHRAVAPAFLPSALAELSRAGVRLYLDEQARVVAGEVPFEAATDEHFATEFHGLEMSVGVVDSVGTAIAHIDRFGSKHTEVIVTADRAAARDFVAQVDAAVVMVNASSRFTDGGEFGFGAEIGISTQKLHARGPMALAELTSTKWIVEGDGQVRG from the coding sequence ATGAGTACGACCGCGCCCTCGCACGCCCAGAGTTCGACCGAACGCGTCCACGCCGCCGGGCTTCGCGCCCGTGAGGCGAGCAAGCAGCTCGCGCTGCTCACCCGCGCGCAGAAGGACGCCACGCTCGTCGCGCTCGCCGATGCGTTGCGTGCCGCCAACGATCGCATCGTCGACGCCAACGCAGACGACATCGCTCGCGGCCGGGACGGCGGGATGACCGAAAGCCTGCAGGACCGGCTACGGCTCACGCCGGAGCGGGTCGCCTCGATCGCGCAGGCGCTGCAGGACGTCGCCGCGCTGCCCGACCCGGTGGGTGAGGTCGTGCGTGGTTCGACGCTGGCCAACGGCCTGCAGATCCGGCAGGTGCGGGTGCCGATGGGCGTCGTGGGAATGGTCTACGAGGCACGTCCCAATGTCACCGTCGACGCCGCTGGACTCGGTCTGAAGAGCGGCAACGCGATGATCCTGCGCGGTGGCTCGGCGGCCGCGTCGAGCAACGCCGTGATCGTCGAGGTGCTGCGTAGCGCCCTGGCGGAGCGTGGGCTACCGGCCGACGCCGTCCAGCTGCTCGACGGCGGACACGAGGATGTCGAAGCGCTCATCACCGCGCGCGGCCTGGTCGACCTCGTCATCCCGCGCGGTGGCGCCCAACTCATCCAGACCGTCGTGCTCGGCGCGACGGTGCCGGTCATCGAGACCGGCATCGGCAATGTGCATGTCTACGTCGATGCCGCGGCCGACCTCGACATCGCCCGCGCCATCACCGTCAACTCCAAGACCCACCGGCCCAGCGTGTGCAACGCCGCCGAAACTCTGCTGGTGCACCGCGCGGTCGCGCCCGCCTTCCTGCCCAGCGCGCTCGCCGAACTCAGTCGGGCCGGGGTGCGCCTCTACCTGGACGAGCAGGCCCGGGTCGTGGCCGGCGAGGTGCCTTTCGAGGCGGCGACCGACGAACACTTCGCCACCGAGTTCCACGGACTGGAGATGAGCGTCGGTGTCGTCGATTCGGTGGGCACCGCGATCGCGCACATCGATCGCTTCGGCAGTAAGCACACCGAGGTGATCGTGACCGCTGACCGGGCAGCCGCACGGGACTTCGTGGCACAGGTCGACGCCGCCGTGGTGATGGTCAACGCCTCGTCACGGTTCACCGACGGTGGAGAGTTCGGATTCGGCGCCGAGATCGGCATCTCGACCCAGAAGTTGCATGCCCGCGGGCCGATGGCGTTGGCCGAACTCACCAGCACCAAGTGGATCGTCGAGGGTGACGGTCAGGTTCGTGGCTGA
- the nadD gene encoding nicotinate-nucleotide adenylyltransferase, giving the protein MRLGVMGGTFDPIHHGHLVAASEVQSQLDLDEVVFVPTGQPWQKAGREVAPAEHRYLMTVIATASNPRFTVSRVDIDRPGPTYTLDTLTDLKKQRPDAELFFITGADALSQIVSWKGVDQMWDLAHFIGVTRPGHELSDKGLPKDKVTLKEVPAMAISSTDCRERVRDGDPVWYLVPDGVVQYIGKYQLYQPDGPQLQED; this is encoded by the coding sequence ATCCGCCTGGGGGTGATGGGCGGCACCTTCGACCCCATCCACCACGGCCACCTCGTGGCCGCGAGCGAAGTGCAATCGCAACTCGACCTCGACGAGGTCGTCTTCGTGCCCACCGGGCAGCCGTGGCAGAAGGCGGGTCGCGAGGTCGCGCCCGCCGAGCACCGCTACCTGATGACCGTGATCGCCACCGCGTCCAACCCGCGGTTCACCGTCAGCAGGGTCGACATCGACCGTCCTGGGCCCACCTACACCCTCGACACCCTCACCGACCTGAAGAAGCAACGGCCCGACGCCGAACTGTTCTTCATCACCGGAGCCGACGCACTGTCACAGATCGTGTCGTGGAAGGGCGTCGACCAGATGTGGGATCTCGCCCACTTCATCGGCGTCACGCGTCCCGGCCACGAACTGTCGGACAAAGGGCTCCCCAAGGACAAGGTGACGCTCAAGGAGGTGCCCGCCATGGCGATCAGCTCGACCGATTGCCGCGAGCGGGTGCGTGACGGCGACCCTGTCTGGTATCTCGTGCCGGACGGCGTCGTCCAGTACATCGGCAAATATCAGCTGTACCAGCCCGACGGGCCACAGCTGCAGGAGGATTAG
- the rsfS gene encoding ribosome silencing factor yields the protein MTATPEAIELAQLAARAADELQASSIIAMDVSDQLALTDVFVVAAADNERQVDAIVDAVEDALLERQVKPVRREGRGQGRWVLLDFGDIVVHVQHEEEREFYALERLWRDCPTIDLALPAAAEPEATEGA from the coding sequence GTGACCGCCACACCCGAGGCGATCGAACTCGCACAGCTGGCTGCACGAGCAGCCGATGAGTTGCAGGCATCGTCGATCATCGCGATGGATGTCAGCGACCAGCTCGCTCTGACCGACGTGTTCGTCGTGGCTGCGGCCGACAACGAACGCCAGGTCGACGCCATCGTTGATGCGGTCGAGGATGCGCTGCTGGAGCGCCAGGTGAAGCCGGTGCGCCGTGAAGGCCGCGGCCAAGGACGCTGGGTGTTGCTCGACTTCGGCGACATCGTCGTGCACGTGCAGCACGAGGAGGAGCGTGAGTTCTACGCGCTCGAGCGGTTGTGGCGTGACTGCCCGACCATCGACCTCGCCCTGCCGGCTGCTGCCGAACCCGAAGCAACCGAAGGCGCATGA
- a CDS encoding histidine phosphatase family protein: MSTPTPGASERMMRAAQPKRLIVLRHGQTTHNAGGIWQGQLDTELSPTGVEQAQKAAAALATRQPQLIWSSDLRRAAATADALARTTGVDVQHDRRLREINVGTWQGLSSQEVRERYGDELDAIAGGQDVRRGETGETLGEVRDRMLEATHELIQLLAPGALGVISTHGAAGRALAAGLAGIDPQQAWLGLAGLHNCHWVELVEGEHGWRIERWNAHA, translated from the coding sequence ATGAGCACCCCGACGCCGGGTGCCTCCGAACGCATGATGCGCGCAGCGCAGCCCAAACGGCTGATCGTCCTGCGGCACGGTCAGACCACCCACAACGCCGGTGGCATCTGGCAGGGGCAACTCGACACCGAGCTCTCGCCGACCGGAGTCGAGCAAGCACAAAAGGCTGCGGCGGCTCTGGCCACCAGGCAGCCCCAACTCATCTGGTCCAGCGACCTTCGTCGCGCCGCCGCGACCGCCGACGCGCTCGCGCGGACGACCGGCGTGGACGTGCAGCACGACCGACGGCTGCGTGAGATCAACGTCGGCACCTGGCAGGGGTTGTCCTCGCAGGAGGTACGCGAGCGATACGGCGACGAGCTCGACGCCATCGCCGGTGGACAGGACGTGCGCCGCGGCGAGACCGGAGAGACGCTCGGCGAAGTGCGCGATCGCATGCTCGAGGCGACCCACGAACTCATCCAGCTCCTCGCCCCAGGCGCCCTCGGTGTCATCTCCACGCACGGCGCCGCGGGTCGCGCCCTGGCCGCTGGGCTGGCCGGAATCGACCCGCAGCAGGCGTGGCTGGGACTCGCCGGGCTGCACAACTGCCATTGGGTCGAACTCGTCGAGGGGGAGCACGGCTGGCGTATCGAGAGGTGGAACGCACACGCATGA
- a CDS encoding DUF4442 domain-containing protein, with protein MSKPDKTSRHGERRRFSPSMLRRGMNLYPPFLGMGLRVKEFSDDWTVCRVELKLTRFNRNQQGTAFGGSIGAMSDAFHALLLMHQLGTDYHVWDKAAEIEYVSPGIGTVYGRFEVSPEMAEAIRAEAAGGDKVLPWFETELTRADGTVVARVRRQLYVRKKKSVTERERADFTG; from the coding sequence ATGAGCAAGCCCGACAAGACCTCCCGCCACGGCGAGCGTCGCCGCTTCAGCCCGAGCATGTTGCGGCGGGGCATGAACCTCTACCCGCCGTTCCTCGGCATGGGCCTACGCGTCAAGGAGTTCAGCGACGACTGGACCGTCTGCCGCGTCGAACTGAAGCTGACACGTTTCAACCGCAATCAACAGGGCACAGCCTTCGGTGGCTCGATCGGCGCGATGTCCGACGCCTTTCACGCACTGCTGCTCATGCACCAGCTCGGCACCGACTACCACGTCTGGGACAAAGCCGCTGAGATCGAGTACGTCAGCCCCGGCATCGGCACGGTCTACGGACGCTTCGAAGTATCGCCGGAGATGGCCGAGGCGATTCGCGCCGAGGCAGCCGGCGGAGACAAGGTGCTTCCGTGGTTCGAGACCGAGCTGACGCGGGCCGACGGCACCGTTGTCGCACGCGTCCGTAGGCAGTTGTACGTGCGCAAGAAGAAGTCGGTCACCGAGCGCGAACGCGCCGACTTCACCGGCTGA